The genomic interval CATCAGGCAGTGTAAGTGTAGCGTTGTTTTTTCCAGGGTTAATATCTTTTGTGTAAACTACCTGTTCCTGCTTCGGTTGCGTTTTTACTACATGAAAAAGTGCAGTTCCAACAGCTATACATAGTGCTGCCGCAATGGATATCCTTTTCCACAGCGCAGGCCTGTGTATTTGTGGAGTTGATATCGTATTTTGTTTCTCCAAACTTTTGATGCCATTAACAGATAGCACTTTTCTCCAGATCTCATCACGAAACGGGCCATCCTCAATAACTTTCCCGGTTTTCTTTTCAGATCTGGCCGAAAAAATATATAAATACTCAACAATTTCCTTCTCTTCCGGCGTACAAAGTCCCTGTTGGTACTTTTTAAGTAAATTATCCGGATCATTCTGATGATTTCCCATCCTTTATTTGCTTCTACTGTGGTTAATTACAATGATAACAACTAAAGAAGGGTCTGGTAGTAGACAGAATTAAAAAAAAGTTAAGAAAATATTAAATGAATCACCCATTTTACTTTTAAGAATGCGCAAAGCATTATTTATTTGCTTTTTTACGGTTTTATCGGAGATATTCAATTGTTCAGCAATTTCTTTGTGTGTTTTATGCTGCTTCCTGCTCAATTCAAACACTTCACGCATTTTTGGTGGCAGACTGTTTAATCCTTCTTCAATCACACGTTTGAGGTCCTGTTCCCTTACCCTGCTGTCTGGTAATTGTGCAGGATGCTGAATGACATGCTCTACCTGTGCTAAATATTTAGCTTCTATCTTGAAATGTTTCAGGCGGTTTAAAATTCTGTTGCGCGTAACTGCATAGAGGAAAGCCGTTAAATTAGGACAGATGGGATGGCTGTCGGATCTTGACCACAAGGCCGTGAACACTTCCTGAACTACATCCTTTGCTTCCTCTTCATCATTCAGCATATGGTTGGCATGGCGAATGAGCAGCAGCCAGTAACGGTCATAAATGATTTCAAAGGCTTCTTTATTACCTAAATTGAAAGCATTTAAAAGATCGTCATCACTTTCAGGAACAAATGCTGTCATATTCAAAAGTAACAATAAATACCATTTCAACAAATAATTCCAATATCCACGGCAATTCTTAAAAACCAAATACTGTTAGCCTGGTGAGAATCTCTGCTAAACAAAACAAGCTGGAGCTTTTTGCTACGGCTGCTTGACTGATTTTTCCTTTGAAGCCAGGATACTTCCTGTTATAGAAATAAAAAAAACCATCCTAATAACTAGAATGGGGTTTTATATTTCTATGCATTGAACAAATCGTCCATGGTCACCTCGTTTTGTACGAGCCCAGTTTTATATAGGTTATCCTTCGTACCATAGGTCGTGACCATTGTCAGGAATAAGGTTTTCTTTGTTTTTGTTACCGCTTTACCCTTCTGCAAGGATATAAACTTTTGGCGAGCTATCAATACATATAGCTCGCCAAATCTATGTAAAACATATTACTTGTGGCGAGCTATCCTGATCTTAACGTTACATGTGCCATATTTTTGTAATGGTGCAGGTAAACTTTCGCTTCTACTGTTGCTATTTTTCAAGTTTAAAAGGATCAAGTCATAAACTTGTGGATCAGGGATTAAATTTCAAGTTTTGGGTTTGATATTTTTTGAGTTCAAATCAGCTGGTTACGATTCTTTAATCAGCTAGTTACTTCCTGATTTTATAGTTCAATTTATCCTTATTAAATGCTCCTGATTACTTTGATAAGAGATCGGCCAACGCTTCAGCGGAATTCTTAGGAGTAGGAAAGATCCTGATTTTTCCAGGCTGGCTACTTTGACGAAAGTGCTCTGATGCCTTTGGGTTTCCATTGTTTGTTTCCTTTTGCCCGGTACAGAACTTTTGAAACAACCTGTACGCCAAACTGCTGCTTTAAAAATGAAATCGTCCTGGATTCCCTTTGAAAATTTACCCGTTAAACTTCCCATAATAAATATCTTTTCACCAATGTAAGCCATTAGCGTTAAAGATTATCCTGATGCGTAAAAAATGTCCGCAATTGTCCGCAGCTGTCTGCAATTGTCCGCAGTTGTCCATGGGTTAGTCAAAGGGTTAGTCAAAGGGAAAATTATAATTTCATTCATCTTCAACTAGTTATGGTTGGGTTGTGCCTGAGTGGTGGTCGGGGTGACACCAGGTTGTAAACGGGCTGTAACTATGGCAAGTCTAAGTCATTTCAACTAGTTGTTTTGACTTAGAGTTGCCATGCTCTCGCGTTACTTTAGCACTGCTCTTACCCTAACGAGTACTCAGGCAGTACTCGGACAGTACCCGGGCAGTACCCGGCCGATATAGCTTTATGATTTAGCTATTTTGAATTTATTTACGAACAGCCCGGCCTTGTTTCACCTAAGTCATTCCAATGCAAATTGAAAGCTTTCAGCGCAATTTCCAGAGGCATAAGAGCATCCGTGACAGCAAAGACTTTCTGTTTAGCGTGTCAAAATTTATGCTTAAAAAAGAGCCTGCTCCACAAGTTTATGACTTGATCCATTAAAAAATTGAATGGGGTAAGTAGAGTTCCTTAATATGGAAATAAAAAAACCCATCCTAATAGTTAGAATGGGGTTTTTAAGTGATTTTCATTCCTGAAAATCTTTGCTCCCTCTGCTGGGCTCGAACCAGCGACACTCTGATTAACAGACGGAGGTTGCCAGCTTATAACTATATCTTAATCAATAGATTACAAACTATCAAAGAAATCCCGTTAAATATTTGTAACGGCTTTTAATTATTAACAAATAGTAGATTCTTTTGAATACATAGCCTCTGGTTTTAATTTTTTAAACCGAGGCCCAGAGCTTAACTAGATGTCTTGATTTTTAGTTTTGCACTCAGGTCGTGGAAATAACCTGGGGACCATATTTCAAGTACCTTTGGATTCTTTATAAATCTGGAGATGTCAGCTTTGACAAAGTCCATTTTAACACTTTCGATCTTTTCGCTCAATAATTTCCTGAACTCTTCTTCGTTGATGGTCTGTTTTTTCCAGTCACCGCTATCTATCGCCCTTAGCAAGAAATGATCGAGATTGAGAGGATATCCTTTTTTGATATACCATTCCATATCATACCAGTCCCGCCCCTTTACATTCGTGCCCCACTTGCGAAAAAGCAATGCATGCATCTTGCCGGCAAAAAGGTCGGGAAGCGACAGGCACTTCACGTAAAACGAAAAAGGCCTGAGCAATAACTTTTCCTCAGTAGAAAACCCCAATGGCGGCGCTTTATCGACTTCTATCTTGATTTTGATACTAGCCACTTCCTTGAGCCCATTCTGTGGGATGACGCCTTCGAGAACAAGTTCCTTCCAAATCGTTTCTGACTTTAGAAAGGCAGAGTTGATGTTGCTCTTCACTGCCTTCTGTTTTTCCGAAATCGATACCTGCATCCCCAGGGCGGCGAACTCATTTATGATAGCATCCTGGTATTTTTCCAGTGAAAAATCCGGGTCAACGGCAAGCAACGAAAAATCCAGATCCTCTGAAAATCGGTCTAGCCCGTAGAAGATCCTGAGCGTAGTTCTGCCATAAAATGCCGCCTTTTCAAAAAAACCGGCACGGTTAAGTCCTGCCAGTGTAATCTCCTGCATGATTT from Pedobacter sp. WC2423 carries:
- a CDS encoding RNA polymerase sigma factor, with the translated sequence MTAFVPESDDDLLNAFNLGNKEAFEIIYDRYWLLLIRHANHMLNDEEEAKDVVQEVFTALWSRSDSHPICPNLTAFLYAVTRNRILNRLKHFKIEAKYLAQVEHVIQHPAQLPDSRVREQDLKRVIEEGLNSLPPKMREVFELSRKQHKTHKEIAEQLNISDKTVKKQINNALRILKSKMGDSFNIFLTFF
- a CDS encoding nucleotidyl transferase AbiEii/AbiGii toxin family protein, yielding MIKEWLESYHPANRKEAKDALREIMQEITLAGLNRAGFFEKAAFYGRTTLRIFYGLDRFSEDLDFSLLAVDPDFSLEKYQDAIINEFAALGMQVSISEKQKAVKSNINSAFLKSETIWKELVLEGVIPQNGLKEVASIKIKIEVDKAPPLGFSTEEKLLLRPFSFYVKCLSLPDLFAGKMHALLFRKWGTNVKGRDWYDMEWYIKKGYPLNLDHFLLRAIDSGDWKKQTINEEEFRKLLSEKIESVKMDFVKADISRFIKNPKVLEIWSPGYFHDLSAKLKIKTSS